The Gadus chalcogrammus isolate NIFS_2021 chromosome 10, NIFS_Gcha_1.0, whole genome shotgun sequence genome contains a region encoding:
- the LOC130390969 gene encoding coiled-coil domain-containing protein 106-like, giving the protein MPKAKKKAAMARISEEHDAIPDADNESVAPSCSSNSSGLGSVSVVDFLEAKIQWQEKTIKELEKERNFLRSQILKKTSNYTVEDEEDDDMDEGDLLVSSPNISDSSERDASPEARSQKRHRQSRSPKRTSSRALSGRAHMRVKGPDEVVERYKRVLKTFKRVRTMTEAFNINNVDRGTIKMTAPIAELKIADPDTFLTLKYNPANETLAQFAKKCASHIKTKKGYLIMVY; this is encoded by the exons ATG CCGAAGGCAAAGAAGAAGGCAGCTATGGCTAGAATCTCAGAAGAACATGATGCAATCCCGGATGCAg ATAATGAAAGTGTGGCACCCAGTTGCAGCAGCAATAGCAGTGGATTAG GATCAGTGTCGGTTGTAGACTTTCTCGAAGCAAAGATCCAGTGgcaagaaaaaacaattaaagagCTTGAAAAAGAGCGCAACTTTCTTCGCTCACAAATCCTGAAGAAGACATCAA ACTACACTgtggaagatgaggaggatgatgacaTGGACGAAGGTGACCTTCTGGTGTCTTCTCCAAACATCAGCGACTCCTCAGAGAGAGATGCCAGCCCAGAAGCCAGAAGCCAAAAACGCCATCGTCAATCTCGGTCACCCAAACGGACATCATCTCGGGCTCTGTCTGGGCGAGCTCACATGAGAG TCAAAGGGCCAGATGAAGTCGTGGAACGATACAAACGCGTGCTGAAAACATTTAAGCGTGTGCGCACCATGACGGAGGCATTCAACATCAACAACGTGGACCGGGGAACCATAAAAATGACTGCTCCAATCGCGGAACTAAAGATTGCAGACCCTGACACGTTCCTGACCTTAAAGTACAACCCTGCGAACGAAACATTGGCTCAGTTCGCCAAGAAGTGTGCATCCcacatcaaaacaaaaaaaggctaTC TAATTATGGTTTACTAA